The following are encoded together in the Bradyrhizobium genosp. L genome:
- a CDS encoding DUF2336 domain-containing protein codes for MAGLFLEDAHRLNEHHIGVFDDVLVRLMDDVELRTLTMLSRSLADARSVPRELARRLAHHEDADVAGPILSKCAGIDDRDLADLAWTRAEAHLGAIANRTAISPEVTDILLMRGDSNVLRTLAGNPGAKFSRAGIEMLMDNAERDEDIACALVLRGDLPSGALGAFVARCTPRLQNRLLRIAPLASHDTIRTAIGASAAHAAAKPPVAIDYTEAKAAVMALNNAGQLNDSSVNRFAVRGEYHNVVAALAHLASVPTEAIAPLLEAVDIRGLVVACRAARLNWNTTSAIVRHRKQAPSASQQQLDDAREMFEALPLSNAQRVLRFGSISDLANKPLAAMGRS; via the coding sequence GTGGCTGGCCTTTTTCTCGAAGACGCTCACCGGCTCAACGAGCACCACATCGGCGTGTTCGACGACGTCCTCGTGCGCCTGATGGACGACGTCGAACTGCGGACGCTGACCATGCTCAGCCGCTCGCTGGCCGACGCGCGTTCCGTGCCGCGCGAGCTCGCGCGGCGGCTCGCCCATCATGAGGATGCCGACGTCGCCGGGCCGATCCTGAGCAAATGCGCAGGGATCGACGACCGAGATCTGGCCGATCTCGCCTGGACGCGCGCCGAGGCGCATCTCGGCGCCATCGCAAACCGAACCGCCATCAGCCCGGAGGTCACCGACATCCTGCTGATGCGCGGCGACAGCAACGTGCTTCGCACGCTGGCGGGCAATCCCGGCGCCAAATTCTCGCGGGCGGGTATCGAGATGCTGATGGACAATGCGGAGCGCGACGAGGACATCGCCTGCGCGCTGGTGCTGCGTGGCGACCTGCCGTCCGGTGCGCTCGGCGCTTTCGTCGCGCGATGCACGCCGCGTCTGCAGAACCGCCTGCTCAGGATCGCGCCGCTGGCGTCGCACGACACAATACGCACCGCGATCGGTGCCAGCGCGGCGCACGCCGCGGCCAAGCCGCCTGTCGCCATCGACTATACCGAGGCGAAGGCTGCCGTCATGGCGCTCAACAATGCCGGCCAGCTCAACGATTCCAGCGTCAACCGCTTTGCGGTCAGGGGCGAGTACCACAATGTCGTCGCCGCGCTGGCGCATCTCGCGTCCGTTCCGACCGAGGCCATCGCACCGCTGCTGGAAGCCGTCGATATCAGGGGGCTCGTCGTCGCCTGCCGTGCGGCGCGGCTGAACTGGAACACGACATCGGCCATCGTCCGGCATCGCAAGCAGGCGCCGTCGGCCTCGCAGCAGCAGCTCGACGACGCCAGGGAGATGTTCGAAGCGCTTCCGTTATCGAATGCCCAGCGCGTGCTCCGGTTTGGCTCGATCAGCGACTTGGCGAACAAGCCGCTTGCTGCCATGGGACGGTCCTGA
- a CDS encoding L,D-transpeptidase: MQATLSPVTDAAMTPRDRQLLAHPPYAEAKIPDQFQRHIVDYTRRETPGTILVDTDARYLYYVMPGGKAMRYGVAVGEEAMAFSGVATVGRMAEWPDWVPTKDIQERLGPYPARVAGGPANPLGARGIYLYQGNKDTLYRIHGTNQPEYIGQAISSGCIRMNNADVIDLYQRVKPGATVVVLPPGQSA, encoded by the coding sequence ATGCAGGCGACGCTGTCGCCGGTGACGGACGCCGCGATGACGCCGCGCGATCGGCAATTGCTGGCGCATCCGCCTTACGCGGAGGCCAAGATCCCGGATCAGTTCCAGCGGCACATCGTCGACTACACACGCCGCGAAACGCCGGGCACCATCCTGGTCGATACCGATGCGCGCTATCTCTATTACGTGATGCCGGGCGGCAAGGCGATGCGCTACGGCGTTGCGGTCGGCGAGGAGGCGATGGCGTTCTCCGGCGTCGCCACCGTCGGTCGCATGGCAGAGTGGCCGGACTGGGTGCCGACCAAGGACATCCAGGAGCGGCTCGGTCCGTATCCGGCGCGCGTCGCCGGTGGGCCGGCCAATCCGCTCGGCGCGCGCGGCATCTATCTCTACCAGGGCAACAAGGACACGCTGTATCGCATCCACGGTACCAACCAGCCCGAATATATCGGGCAGGCGATCTCGTCAGGCTGCATCCGGATGAACAATGCCGACGTCATCGACCTCTATCAGCGGGTCAAGCCGGGCGCGACCGTGGTCGTGCTGCCGCCCGGCCAGAGTGCGTAA
- a CDS encoding DUF6894 family protein, with the protein MSAIYFHCSDEQHVLLDRKGAAMDFAEARLHAEQLVRSYVMTPSAEDWRNWVLHATDDLGDEIFELPFAAVLGELH; encoded by the coding sequence ATGTCCGCCATCTACTTCCACTGCTCCGACGAACAGCACGTCCTGCTCGACCGCAAGGGCGCCGCAATGGACTTTGCGGAAGCGCGTTTGCATGCTGAGCAGCTGGTGCGCAGCTATGTCATGACGCCGAGCGCCGAGGATTGGCGGAATTGGGTGCTGCATGCCACCGACGATCTCGGCGACGAGATCTTCGAGCTGCCATTCGCCGCCGTGCTCGGCGAATTGCACTGA
- a CDS encoding SDR family NAD(P)-dependent oxidoreductase: MNLFTSAFDPEREVALVTGAGNGIGRAIAQALVGEGVRTVFADLHGDRVSAAIAAAARPELALPWVGDLAQREACDALLAHAQSALGQVTHFVHSAAPPRREADHAMAVDDETWRRMHAVNLDAGFHLSRELARGLIAAKTPGSFLLLTSLHAGTPRNLPHYSTAKAGMAMLVKELAKSWGRYGIRVNALVPGAIAAGGFVADPALARHIPLGRLGQATDLAPMALAVLSHRLSGYVTGASIVVDGGLSLTNWFAPPDLE; this comes from the coding sequence ATGAACCTGTTCACGTCCGCCTTCGATCCAGAGCGCGAGGTGGCGCTCGTGACCGGCGCCGGCAATGGCATCGGCCGCGCCATCGCGCAGGCTCTGGTCGGCGAGGGCGTGCGCACCGTGTTCGCCGATCTGCATGGGGACAGGGTTTCGGCGGCCATCGCTGCGGCCGCACGTCCCGAACTCGCGCTGCCCTGGGTCGGCGATCTCGCGCAACGCGAGGCCTGCGACGCCCTGCTGGCGCATGCGCAATCCGCGCTCGGGCAGGTGACGCACTTCGTCCACTCGGCTGCGCCGCCGCGCCGCGAAGCCGATCATGCGATGGCGGTCGACGACGAGACCTGGCGCCGGATGCATGCGGTCAATCTCGACGCCGGCTTTCATCTGTCGCGCGAACTGGCACGCGGGCTGATCGCTGCGAAGACACCGGGCTCGTTCCTGCTGCTGACGTCGCTGCATGCCGGCACGCCGCGCAACCTGCCGCATTACTCGACCGCGAAGGCCGGCATGGCGATGCTGGTGAAAGAGCTCGCCAAGAGCTGGGGCCGCTACGGCATCCGCGTCAATGCGCTGGTGCCGGGCGCGATCGCGGCCGGCGGCTTCGTCGCCGATCCCGCGCTTGCGAGGCACATCCCGCTGGGGCGGCTCGGGCAGGCCACAGATCTCGCGCCGATGGCGCTCGCAGTGCTGTCGCACAGACTGTCCGGCTACGTCACCGGCGCATCGATCGTGGTCGACGGCGGGTTGTCGCTGACCAACTGGTTTGCGCCGCCGGACCTTGAGTAG
- a CDS encoding acyl-CoA dehydrogenase family protein, with translation MIDDEQTAMIRETVAKFVDRELIPLEPQYLKSRLPGSDHPELTGEQRKRLRDVSKELGLWGLDAPEDLGGHDLPTRTMAAVHEELGRSCVPFVLPPDSPNLRMLQAVGTEAQKKKYMQPYIEGRMSSAIAISEPGAGGDPAGMKTRGVLDGDEWVINGRKIWISNARAADFIIVMARVGNDQRQGGITSFIVEKGTPGFIIEREIPMLGGGSTYEIVFEDCRIPKDSVLGEVGKGYAPMQLRLRTRRLEMGSTCIGIAKRALDMLCEHAKQRETFGVKLAERQAIQWWIADIATRMHACRLMVREAADKTDRGEDIRHEASMIKVFATELAYEACDHAMQTLGALGMTLELPLNALWQKARLMRMYEGPSEVHRQAIARRVLGLRGG, from the coding sequence ATGATCGATGACGAACAGACAGCCATGATCCGCGAGACGGTCGCGAAGTTCGTCGATCGCGAACTGATCCCGCTCGAGCCGCAATATCTGAAATCGCGGCTGCCCGGCAGCGATCACCCCGAACTCACCGGTGAGCAGCGCAAGCGGCTGCGCGACGTCTCCAAGGAACTGGGATTGTGGGGCCTCGACGCGCCCGAGGATCTCGGCGGCCACGATCTGCCGACGCGCACGATGGCCGCGGTGCATGAAGAGCTCGGCCGCAGCTGCGTGCCGTTCGTGCTGCCGCCGGACTCGCCGAACCTGCGCATGCTGCAGGCGGTCGGCACCGAGGCGCAGAAGAAGAAATACATGCAGCCCTATATCGAGGGACGCATGAGCTCGGCGATCGCGATCTCCGAGCCCGGCGCCGGCGGCGACCCGGCGGGCATGAAGACGCGCGGTGTGCTCGACGGCGATGAGTGGGTGATCAACGGCCGCAAGATCTGGATCAGCAATGCGCGCGCCGCCGACTTCATCATCGTGATGGCGCGGGTCGGCAACGACCAGCGCCAGGGCGGCATCACCTCCTTCATCGTCGAGAAGGGCACGCCGGGCTTCATCATCGAGCGCGAGATCCCGATGCTCGGCGGCGGCTCGACCTACGAGATCGTGTTCGAGGACTGCCGCATTCCGAAGGACTCAGTTCTCGGCGAGGTCGGCAAGGGCTACGCGCCGATGCAGCTTCGGCTGCGCACCCGGCGGCTCGAGATGGGCTCGACCTGCATCGGCATCGCCAAGCGCGCGCTCGACATGCTGTGCGAGCACGCCAAGCAGCGCGAGACCTTCGGCGTCAAGCTCGCCGAGCGCCAGGCGATCCAGTGGTGGATCGCCGATATCGCCACCCGCATGCACGCCTGCCGGCTGATGGTGCGCGAGGCCGCCGACAAGACCGACCGCGGCGAGGATATCCGCCACGAGGCCTCGATGATCAAGGTGTTCGCGACCGAATTGGCCTATGAGGCCTGCGACCACGCCATGCAGACGCTCGGCGCGCTCGGCATGACGCTAGAGTTGCCGCTGAATGCGTTGTGGCAGAAGGCCCGCCTGATGCGGATGTATGAGGGGCCGAGCGAGGTCCATCGCCAGGCAATCGCCCGCCGCGTGCTCGGCCTGCGGGGCGGATAG
- a CDS encoding PilZ domain-containing protein, with protein sequence MTYGDRKSERVRLEHRHPVNLMGVDGTWRRGCVLLDISQSGARLEVDGTLDVLKAQEFFLILSSRGLAFRRCELIRVDGMEVGVRFIEEKRKKGRPVIPA encoded by the coding sequence ATGACGTACGGCGATCGAAAGTCGGAGCGTGTTCGGCTCGAACATCGGCATCCGGTGAACCTGATGGGCGTCGACGGCACGTGGCGGCGCGGCTGCGTGCTGCTCGACATCTCCCAGAGCGGCGCCCGGCTCGAGGTCGATGGAACGCTCGACGTGCTGAAGGCGCAAGAGTTCTTCCTGATCCTCTCGTCACGGGGACTGGCCTTCCGCCGCTGCGAACTGATCCGTGTCGACGGCATGGAGGTCGGCGTGCGGTTCATCGAAGAAAAAAGGAAGAAGGGCCGGCCGGTGATTCCGGCGTGA
- a CDS encoding septal ring lytic transglycosylase RlpA family protein, translating to MLAVVIGAATLGACAQSSAISERSQALASRPVSTAPARTASAPVRTRIAVVHRHTPHASHKDEARIASEGVASFYSETQQTASGEKFDGRELTAAHPTLPFGTRLRVTDVKTGRSVTVRVNDRGPYVPGRVVDVSYSAAQSLGMIGKGVANVRLDVVQ from the coding sequence ATGCTCGCCGTCGTGATCGGCGCCGCGACGCTTGGAGCCTGCGCTCAATCCTCCGCCATCAGCGAACGCTCGCAGGCGCTCGCGAGCCGGCCTGTTTCGACCGCGCCGGCCCGAACGGCATCGGCGCCGGTCCGCACGCGCATTGCCGTCGTGCACCGTCACACGCCTCATGCCTCGCACAAGGACGAGGCCAGGATCGCCTCCGAGGGCGTGGCGAGCTTCTACAGCGAGACGCAGCAGACTGCGAGCGGCGAGAAATTCGACGGGCGCGAACTGACGGCTGCGCATCCGACCTTGCCGTTTGGCACCAGGCTGCGTGTCACCGACGTCAAGACCGGCCGCTCCGTGACGGTGCGCGTCAATGACCGCGGACCCTACGTGCCCGGGCGCGTCGTCGACGTCTCCTACTCGGCAGCGCAGTCGCTCGGCATGATCGGCAAGGGTGTCGCGAATGTCAGGTTGGACGTGGTGCAGTGA
- a CDS encoding NADPH-dependent FMN reductase, whose amino-acid sequence MANRILVFYGSYRSDRMGIRLAHFIVEGFRARGDDVELIDAKSIGLPMLDRMYKEYPKGQAPAALETLAGKIRGADGFLFVTGEYNWGVQPGLKNLTDHFLEEWFWRPAAIASYSAGRFAGARAATAWHGTLSEMGMVVVSSTVSAGPIAHTLSEDGKPVGEGGKALERAFPRFADDLAWWMEAASAQRARKAPPY is encoded by the coding sequence ATGGCCAACCGCATTCTCGTCTTCTACGGCTCCTACCGCTCCGACCGCATGGGCATCCGGCTCGCCCATTTCATCGTCGAGGGCTTTCGCGCCCGCGGCGACGACGTCGAATTGATCGACGCCAAGTCGATCGGCCTGCCGATGCTCGACCGGATGTACAAGGAATATCCCAAGGGGCAGGCGCCAGCGGCGCTCGAGACGCTGGCCGGGAAAATCCGCGGCGCGGACGGCTTCCTGTTCGTCACCGGCGAGTACAATTGGGGCGTCCAGCCCGGGCTGAAGAACCTCACCGACCATTTCCTCGAGGAATGGTTCTGGCGTCCGGCGGCGATCGCGAGCTATTCGGCCGGGCGCTTCGCCGGTGCCCGCGCCGCCACCGCCTGGCACGGCACGTTGTCGGAGATGGGCATGGTGGTGGTGTCGAGCACGGTCAGCGCCGGGCCGATCGCGCATACGCTGTCCGAGGACGGCAAACCGGTCGGCGAGGGCGGCAAGGCGCTGGAACGCGCCTTTCCGCGCTTTGCCGACGATCTTGCCTGGTGGATGGAAGCGGCAAGCGCGCAACGCGCGCGCAAGGCGCCGCCGTACTGA
- a CDS encoding helix-turn-helix domain-containing protein has translation MNNPSAAPLLVPRVFRFDDIDRFRSSIRNLNVDFTPLARKISAEQVIVSLPECDLNVTQSFPRIVDAQFAPGTTVIGFTMDDGVPIRFNGAERDRAVIVLGSGGAFYTTVEKTPRQYVSIVFTPEILDRGWPSSAVKFSIYEISQPAQDRLRAVVRQALLVASQPEAAVDVVAVGIAIRESLLEAIDQAFVEMVPAKWATRVNLTRQFKVFNDARAVLAGNVAHPIYSGELARQIGVSVRTLHDAIQRYRGMSLHRYLRLRRLWLVRQHLLTGAHSVKAAALAYGFWHLSDFSRSYRSQFGEAPSETLAASRAH, from the coding sequence ATGAACAATCCTTCGGCGGCGCCGTTGCTGGTGCCGAGAGTTTTTCGGTTCGACGATATCGATCGGTTTCGGAGCTCGATCAGGAACCTGAACGTTGATTTCACGCCGCTTGCGCGGAAGATTTCGGCTGAGCAGGTGATCGTGAGCCTGCCGGAGTGCGACCTCAACGTCACCCAGTCGTTTCCGCGTATCGTCGATGCGCAATTCGCGCCCGGCACCACGGTGATTGGATTCACCATGGACGACGGCGTTCCGATCCGGTTCAACGGCGCCGAGCGCGACCGCGCGGTGATCGTGCTCGGCAGCGGCGGCGCCTTCTACACCACGGTGGAGAAGACGCCGCGCCAGTACGTCTCGATCGTCTTCACGCCCGAGATTCTCGATCGCGGCTGGCCCAGCTCCGCGGTCAAGTTCAGCATCTACGAGATCAGCCAGCCGGCGCAGGATCGGTTGCGCGCGGTGGTCCGCCAGGCCCTGCTGGTGGCATCGCAACCGGAGGCGGCCGTCGACGTCGTCGCGGTCGGCATCGCGATCAGGGAATCCCTGCTCGAGGCCATCGATCAGGCCTTCGTCGAGATGGTGCCGGCCAAGTGGGCGACGCGGGTCAACCTGACGCGGCAGTTCAAGGTCTTCAACGACGCGAGGGCCGTGCTCGCCGGCAATGTCGCGCATCCGATCTACAGCGGCGAGCTGGCGCGGCAGATCGGCGTGTCCGTGCGCACGCTGCATGATGCGATCCAGCGCTACCGGGGCATGAGCCTGCACCGCTATCTGCGGCTGCGGCGGCTCTGGCTGGTGCGCCAGCATCTCTTGACCGGCGCGCATAGCGTCAAGGCGGCGGCCTTGGCCTATGGCTTCTGGCATCTGAGCGACTTCTCGCGCAGCTACCGTTCGCAGTTCGGGGAAGCGCCGTCGGAGACGCTGGCGGCATCCCGCGCGCACTGA
- a CDS encoding methyl-accepting chemotaxis protein: MKIGTLLTAAIVSLSAVGGGLAAYVAVTKYQTMDKVSTAQNRLEIVRAVGDIPRYMNPERGFATNLLLGGTGAIDQKQIAELDKQRQLTDGALAKVNQVRSLLPGSLDDGEAVAGAIDALKAKFAALREAIEKALAGPADARRAAANKIVADNSVFNAGVTALLDEQVRRLAGLDGNAYRQASYANVAWTLRDIGGLNASLHKALVGAKRVATETERQELFRSTGRTEQILSTLQELRNNPATSANVTAALGKMQADYVERFGKSLKLAKEGAATGRYEIDLDTYYPESQVGLAAIVTVRDAFYDNAEQGLAAAYSSARFSFVVALIGLLAVAAASLGLIVLVRRRILHPIAALTGRMSRLAAGEVAEAIPGAARNDEVGAMAAAVQVFKDNRIEADRLALEKEAENDVKMRRARALDDLTHAFETKVTELVSGLSAASSVMEQTAQSMSATAAATNRQAAVVAAASEQTSTNVQTVASATEELTSSISEIARQVSTSTDIAARAVDHARRTGDTARSLAEGAQKIGDVVTLIQNIAAQTNLLALNATIEAARAGEAGRGFAVVASEVKSLAGQTAKATTEISEQIAAIQAASDETVMAIRNVVDVITEIDQIGTAIAAAIEEQGSATKEIARSVQEAARGTQEVNSNISGVQHAADDTGAAATQVLGAAEQLSTQSKDLAGQVNRFLADVRAA; this comes from the coding sequence ATGAAAATCGGTACTCTCCTGACCGCCGCGATCGTCTCACTGTCAGCGGTCGGCGGCGGACTTGCGGCCTATGTCGCGGTCACCAAGTACCAGACCATGGACAAGGTCTCGACCGCGCAGAACCGGCTCGAGATCGTCCGCGCCGTCGGCGACATCCCGCGCTACATGAACCCCGAGCGCGGCTTCGCCACCAACCTGCTGCTCGGCGGCACCGGCGCGATCGACCAGAAGCAGATCGCCGAGCTCGACAAGCAGCGCCAGCTCACCGACGGGGCGCTCGCCAAGGTCAACCAGGTACGCAGCCTCCTGCCCGGATCGCTCGACGACGGCGAGGCGGTCGCTGGCGCGATCGACGCGCTGAAGGCGAAGTTCGCCGCGCTGCGCGAGGCGATCGAGAAGGCGCTGGCAGGCCCGGCCGATGCCCGTCGCGCCGCAGCGAACAAGATCGTCGCCGACAATTCCGTGTTCAATGCCGGCGTCACCGCGCTGCTCGACGAGCAGGTGCGCCGGCTCGCCGGCCTCGACGGCAACGCCTATCGGCAGGCGAGTTACGCCAACGTCGCCTGGACGCTGCGCGACATCGGCGGCCTCAACGCCTCCCTGCACAAGGCGCTGGTCGGCGCCAAGCGCGTCGCAACCGAGACCGAGCGGCAGGAGCTGTTCCGCAGCACCGGCCGCACCGAGCAGATCCTCTCGACCTTGCAGGAGCTGCGCAACAATCCGGCGACATCAGCCAACGTCACCGCGGCGCTCGGCAAGATGCAGGCCGATTACGTCGAACGCTTCGGCAAATCGCTGAAGCTCGCCAAGGAAGGCGCGGCGACGGGCAGATACGAGATCGATCTGGACACCTACTATCCGGAATCGCAGGTCGGACTTGCCGCGATCGTCACCGTGCGCGATGCATTCTACGACAATGCCGAGCAAGGGCTTGCCGCGGCCTATTCGTCGGCGCGCTTCAGCTTCGTGGTGGCGCTGATCGGGCTTCTCGCCGTCGCTGCGGCGAGCTTGGGCCTCATCGTGCTGGTCCGCCGCCGCATCCTCCATCCGATCGCCGCCCTCACCGGCCGGATGTCGCGCCTTGCCGCCGGTGAGGTCGCCGAAGCGATCCCCGGTGCCGCGCGCAACGACGAGGTCGGCGCGATGGCCGCCGCCGTGCAGGTTTTCAAGGACAACCGGATCGAGGCCGACCGGCTCGCCCTCGAGAAGGAGGCCGAGAACGACGTCAAGATGCGCCGCGCCCGCGCGCTCGACGACCTCACCCACGCCTTCGAGACCAAGGTCACGGAGCTGGTCAGCGGCCTGTCGGCGGCATCGTCGGTGATGGAGCAGACCGCGCAGTCGATGTCGGCGACCGCCGCCGCGACCAACCGCCAGGCCGCGGTCGTCGCCGCCGCCTCGGAGCAGACCTCGACCAACGTGCAGACGGTGGCGAGCGCGACCGAGGAGCTGACCTCCTCGATCTCCGAGATCGCCCGCCAGGTCTCGACCTCGACCGATATCGCGGCCCGTGCCGTCGACCATGCCCGCCGCACCGGCGATACTGCACGTTCGCTCGCCGAGGGCGCCCAGAAGATCGGCGACGTGGTGACGCTGATCCAGAACATCGCGGCCCAGACCAACCTGCTCGCGCTCAACGCCACCATCGAAGCCGCGCGCGCCGGCGAGGCCGGCCGCGGCTTCGCGGTGGTCGCCTCCGAAGTGAAGTCGCTCGCCGGCCAGACCGCGAAGGCGACCACGGAGATTTCCGAGCAGATCGCGGCGATCCAGGCCGCCAGCGACGAGACCGTGATGGCGATCAGGAACGTGGTCGACGTCATCACCGAGATCGACCAGATCGGCACCGCGATTGCGGCCGCGATCGAGGAGCAGGGCTCGGCCACCAAGGAGATCGCGCGCAGCGTCCAGGAAGCCGCACGCGGCACCCAGGAGGTCAACTCCAACATCTCGGGCGTGCAGCACGCCGCCGACGACACCGGCGCCGCCGCAACCCAGGTGCTGGGCGCGGCCGAGCAGCTCTCGACGCAATCGAAGGACCTGGCCGGTCAGGTCAACCGCTTCCTCGCCGACGTGCGGGCGGCGTAG
- a CDS encoding nitroreductase: MEFETLVETRKSVRGFKKQPVSRATIEEIIAVAKRAPSSMNTQPWHVHVLTGAPLEEVRRRNMEEMVAGAKAKRDIVSHGEYQGVHRGRQVDIAKKLFGAMGIARDDKPMRQDWVLRGFRQFDAPVSLVLTYDRVLDPGAVCHFDLGALCYGIVLAAWDRGLGSVINGQGIMRSDIVREVAEIPEDEVIMTCVAMGYPDDDFAANAVRSDREANSDFVRYVGFAD, encoded by the coding sequence ATGGAATTCGAGACGCTGGTCGAGACACGCAAAAGCGTGCGCGGGTTCAAGAAGCAGCCGGTCTCGCGGGCAACCATCGAGGAGATCATCGCGGTCGCCAAGCGCGCGCCGTCCTCGATGAACACCCAGCCCTGGCACGTCCACGTCCTGACCGGGGCGCCGCTCGAGGAGGTGCGCCGCCGCAACATGGAGGAGATGGTCGCCGGCGCCAAGGCGAAGCGCGACATCGTCAGCCATGGCGAATACCAGGGCGTGCATCGCGGCCGCCAGGTCGACATCGCCAAGAAGCTGTTCGGCGCGATGGGGATCGCCCGCGACGACAAGCCGATGCGGCAGGACTGGGTGCTGCGTGGTTTCCGCCAGTTCGACGCGCCGGTCTCGCTGGTCCTGACCTACGACCGGGTACTCGACCCCGGCGCGGTCTGCCATTTCGACCTCGGCGCGCTCTGCTACGGCATCGTGCTGGCGGCATGGGACCGCGGGCTCGGCAGCGTGATCAACGGCCAGGGCATCATGCGCTCCGACATCGTGCGTGAGGTGGCCGAGATCCCCGAGGACGAGGTGATCATGACCTGCGTCGCGATGGGCTATCCCGACGACGACTTTGCCGCCAACGCGGTGCGATCGGATCGCGAGGCCAACAGCGATTTTGTCCGTTACGTCGGCTTTGCCGACTGA
- a CDS encoding alpha/beta hydrolase family protein: MLRIVCAAALFAFAGSVEQGRAEGVRLDEMQILVPNFGMPGGGIVVLDAIVLRPDDGQPHPLAMINHGSPRSAEDRPSMSPYGMWAQAAEFARRGWVAVAVLRRGYGASKVGWAETYGPCGNPDYEHAGRAGAGDIAAAAVYMMKQPYVSHSKYISVGRSAGGFATVALAGRSTSLGAAIVFAPGRGSSGPDKVCNEDKLVEAFAQFGRLSRIPLLWVSAKNDHFFGPRLVTRMTSAFTQAGGNLTLVRTPSFGNDGHDLFSEDGTAIWAPIVDHFLRENGLAQRDQLLDMPPRPAQLRGR, from the coding sequence ATGCTCCGCATCGTGTGCGCGGCGGCGCTGTTCGCCTTCGCTGGCTCAGTCGAGCAGGGTCGGGCAGAAGGCGTACGGCTCGATGAAATGCAGATTCTGGTGCCGAATTTCGGAATGCCCGGAGGCGGCATCGTCGTGCTCGATGCGATCGTGCTGCGGCCCGATGACGGGCAGCCGCATCCGCTCGCGATGATCAACCACGGCTCGCCGCGCTCGGCGGAGGACCGGCCTTCGATGAGCCCGTACGGGATGTGGGCGCAGGCGGCCGAGTTCGCGCGGCGCGGCTGGGTTGCGGTGGCCGTCCTGCGCCGCGGCTATGGTGCGTCGAAAGTCGGTTGGGCCGAGACCTACGGGCCTTGCGGCAATCCCGATTACGAGCACGCCGGGCGCGCCGGCGCGGGCGACATCGCGGCTGCCGCCGTCTACATGATGAAGCAGCCCTATGTCAGCCACAGCAAGTATATCAGCGTCGGCCGGTCGGCCGGCGGCTTTGCAACGGTGGCGTTGGCGGGGCGATCGACGAGCCTCGGTGCTGCCATCGTGTTCGCGCCGGGACGTGGATCGAGCGGCCCCGACAAGGTGTGCAACGAGGACAAGCTGGTCGAGGCGTTCGCGCAGTTTGGTCGGTTGTCGCGCATTCCCTTGCTTTGGGTGTCGGCCAAGAACGACCATTTCTTCGGACCGCGATTGGTCACCCGGATGACAAGCGCGTTCACCCAGGCCGGTGGCAACCTGACGCTGGTTCGCACGCCGTCATTCGGCAACGACGGACATGATCTGTTCAGTGAAGACGGGACCGCGATCTGGGCGCCGATCGTCGACCACTTCCTCAGGGAAAACGGCCTCGCACAACGCGATCAATTGCTCGACATGCCACCACGGCCGGCACAATTGCGCGGCCGCTAA
- a CDS encoding tRNA-binding protein yields the protein MSALKPLATYEDFTRLDIRIGKVVDVQPFPRARNPSYKVGVDVGAERIMWSSAQITNYEPAALIGSLVVCVCNLGAKNIAGFTSELLILGAKDAAGNVIVLAPRSEIAIGEPIF from the coding sequence ATGTCTGCGCTGAAACCTCTCGCCACCTACGAAGACTTCACCCGCCTCGACATCCGCATCGGCAAGGTCGTCGACGTCCAGCCGTTTCCACGCGCCCGCAACCCGTCCTACAAGGTCGGCGTCGATGTCGGCGCCGAGCGGATCATGTGGTCGAGCGCGCAGATCACCAACTACGAACCCGCGGCGCTGATCGGCTCGCTGGTGGTCTGCGTCTGCAATCTCGGTGCAAAGAATATCGCGGGCTTCACCTCGGAACTGCTGATCCTCGGCGCCAAGGATGCCGCAGGCAATGTGATCGTGCTTGCCCCGCGCAGCGAGATTGCGATCGGCGAACCGATCTTCTGA
- a CDS encoding DUF6894 family protein: MPYYTFDLVVGEEFRDQGTIILEDVSLASDRADQLASELAQVKPELKARGCAVRVTDVDRHELYRTPLDPVPQWRKAG; this comes from the coding sequence ATGCCGTACTACACATTCGACCTTGTGGTGGGGGAAGAGTTCCGCGATCAGGGGACCATCATCCTCGAGGACGTCAGCCTCGCCTCCGACCGCGCCGATCAGCTCGCCAGCGAACTGGCGCAGGTCAAACCGGAGCTCAAGGCGCGCGGCTGCGCGGTGCGGGTCACCGACGTCGACCGCCATGAGCTCTATCGCACGCCGCTCGATCCCGTGCCGCAGTGGCGCAAGGCGGGCTAG